In Salmo salar chromosome ssa03, Ssal_v3.1, whole genome shotgun sequence, a single genomic region encodes these proteins:
- the LOC106601790 gene encoding aminoacyl tRNA synthase complex-interacting multifunctional protein 2 translates to MAMYQVKPVFGDDIKIDLPTCMYKLPNIHAQRSASGCSEHALQNGGTEVDPAFRDLEVRQDKIMRRLYELKAAVDGLAKTVTTPDADLDQTVTSLSQSPTATAFRGTADLDSLLGKDLGALRDIVINANPARPPLTLLVLHEMLCQRYRVLSSVHVHSSVSGVPAQLLSCLGPRHADSYVRQRFQLGFTLIWKDVSKLQMKFSIQNMCPIEGEANVARFLFRLVAPYPSDPALATLVDSWVDTAFFQLAEGSTKERSAVLRALNGALGRDPWLAGPELSLADIACYCCVLQTGPAASSPANVQRWLKACENLGHFGPAHPLLQ, encoded by the exons ATGGCCATGTACCAGGTAAAGCCCGTCTTTGGGGATGACATAAAGATTGATTTGCCAACCTGCATGTACAAGTTGCCGAATATCCACGCGCAGAGAAGTGCAAGTGGCTGCTCCGAACATGCGCTTCAG AATGGAGGGACAGAGGTGGACCCTGCGTTCAGAGACCTGGAGGTACGTCAGGATAAGATCATGCGCAGGCTCTATGAACTAAAGGCAGCCGTGGATGGCCTGGCCAAGACTGTGACCACACCCGACGCTGATCTGGACCAGACTGTGACCTCTCTCTCCCAGAGCCCCACAGCCACAGCCTTTAGAGGCACTGCAGACCTGGACTCCCTACTGGGCAAG GACCTGGGTGCCCTCCGGGACATTGTGATCAACGCCAATCCGGCACGACCGCCCCTCACCCTGCTGGTGCTCCACGAAATGCTGTGCCAGCGCTACCGGGTGCTCTCCAGCGTGCATGTCCACTCGTCAGTGTCCGGTGTGCCCGCGCAGCTCCTCTCCTGCCTGGGGCCGCGCCACGCAGACAGCTACGTCCGCCAGCGTTTCCAGCTAGGCTTCACCCTTATATGGAAAGATG tctcCAAACTGCAGATGAAGTTCAGCATTCAGAACATGTGCCCCATCGAGGGCGAGGCAAACGTGGCGCGCTTCTTGTTCCGCCTCGTTGCCCCTTACCCCAGCGACCCCGCCCTGGCTACACTGGTGGACAGTTGGGTAGACACAGCCTTCTTCCAGCTGGCCGAGGGCAGCACTAAGGAGCGGTCGGCAGTCCTCCGCGCCCTCAACGGCGCTTTGGGTCGCGACCCCTGGCTGGCCGGTCCCGAGCTCTCGCTGGCTGACATCGCCTGTTACTGCTGCGTCCTCCAGACAGGCCCCGCCGCCTCTTCTCCGGCCAACGTCCAGCGCTGGCTTAAAGCGTGTGAGAACCTGGGCCACTTTGGCCCCGCCCACCCTCTACTGCAGTGA